TGAACTTGAACCATGGGCATACCGTGCCGGTCCGGATCCGACCCGTTGGTGGGTCTCTAGTTGGTGGTGGTACTGGACCATGCCCTGTGGTGGATTGTGCTAAAGATTTTAGTAATGTGTGCCCACCTAACTTAGTGGTCAAGGGCAAGGATGGTCGCTATGTTGGTTGTCTTAGTGCTTGTGATGCTTTAAAGGATCCAAAACATTGTTGCTTTGGAAATTTTGCTAGTCCTCAGACTTGCCAGCCTAATGAGTACTCAAGTATCTTCAAGAAAGCATGTGGTCTAGCCCACACTTATCCCGGTGATAAACAACCTCCAATTTATAGCTGCAGTGGAGCAACGAGTTTCAGTATCACCTTTTGTCCCGCATAAATTAGCcgtgtttggtttttttttttttttttggtgtgtggggggggggggggggggtgttggggGGCTCTTTTGATAGAATAGAACAATGCGGCTGTTTTGTATCTTTAGTcttgacaaaataaaaattcttgaaaAGGAATATTGGGTAGATTCAAATGTTACAATGGTGTGAATAGTGCAATTTCTATACTTCTAATGAGATGAATGATGTCATACTCATGTGAATGAATATGCTAGGTCAAAGAAAATGCTAGGTCAAATGCATGTGTATGAGTGTATCCCAAAATGAATACTCAATTGACAATATTTTAACCATACATCTAGGGTTTCGCAATTTGAAAGCACCACTTGATTATTTAAGGATTAAATCAAGAAAACCACAATTTAATAAATTACCTtattattgaaatgaaatttgaattacATTGTCTTAAGAGTCAaagtattgtaatttttttgtaagaCAATGTAAGCAACTTCCCCAGAATGTGATTCACGCATTATGGCTTCCGGCTGTATGGGACTTTGATCCAACTTCGAGTTTTCGCCAAGTTAACCACTTCTCCAAGTTTTAAGATTTGGTACACCACtttaattgaggaaaaaaaaggatctGGATGTTTTTGCAATTGGTTCTTTAGAAATAGCTAGACTTCGGGTAGAAGACAAATCCTTTCCTATTAATGATGTGATCCCAATGGCCAAGCAAATCCTCTCTGATTTTATTTGGGCCATCCCAGATTCCCAGTAAAACGTTCTCCTCCCACTACCTTAAATCCAGATCGGTTTGTTGGTCTTCTTCGATAAACCCTTTagtcaaagttttttttttttttttttttgatagaaagtCAAAGTTAATTTTGATGGTTCAGTGTTTAAGGAGTCGAGAAGCATGGATTAGGGTGGTTGTTCGAAATTCTCAGGACTTGGTTTCGGCGTCTATGAAAGAGAAAATACCTTTACCCCACTTGGTTGCTAATGTAGAATCCATGGCAGCAGTGAGGGCTTTTAAGTTTTGCTCAAGACCTTAGTCTTTCGTCCATTATTTTTGAGGGTGAATCCGAAGTTGTAAGGACCGGATTTGAGTTTCTAACCCAAATGATGGATGGACCTAGgtccaaaaaacccaaaacaatgaatttgtagagagtggattaAAAAATTGGGTTAAAATGAGTTGGATCACGAATGAAGTGGGCTTAGTTGACAAGAACAAATAAACGGATTGAATTAAACTAGAGAAAATTGTCCTTGGCGCAGTCCGAGGAGACCAATTCTTATATATTCCTTACAAGTTTAATTACAGAGTTagttcttgattgctacagtgtttctcttGTCATTTTTCGATCCCCTATCCAtggaggatctctcacattatatagttcccttcggACCATCTTGATTCTACACTTATTGATAATTCAAGCTactactcgagtgcttgtcccatctgACACAGGccttttgtggtttttttttttttttggcaatattTATGNNNNNNNNNNNNNNNNNNNNNNNNNNNNNNNNNNNNNNNNNNNNNNNNNNNNNNNNNNNNNNNNNNNNNNNNNNNNNNNNNNNNNNNNNNNNNNNNNNNNNNNNNNNNNNNNNNNNNNNNNNNNNNNNNNNNNNNNNNNNNNNNNNNNNNNNNNNNNNNNNNNNNNNNNNNNNNNNNNNNNNNNNNNNNNNNNNNNNNNNNNNNNNNNNNNNNNNNNNNNNNNNNNNNNNNNNNNNNNNNNNNNNNNNNNNNNNNNNNNNNNNNNNNNNNNNNNNNNNNNNNNNNNNNNNNNNNNNNNNNNNNNNNNNNNNNNNNNNNNNNNNNNNNNNNNNNNNNNNNNNNNNNNNNNNNNNNNNNNNNNNNNNNNNNNNNNNNNNNNNNNNNNNNNNNNNNNNNNNNNNNNNNNNNNNNNNNNNNNNNNNNNNNNNNNNNNNNNNNNNNNNNNNNNNNNNNNNNNNNNNNNNNNNNNNNNNNNNNNNNNNNNNNNNNNNNNNNNNNNNNNNNNNNNNNNNNNNNNNNNNNNNNNNNNNNNNNNNNNNNNNNNNNNNNNNNNNNNNNNNNNNNNNNNNNNNNNNNNNNNNNNNNNNNNNNNNNNNNNNNNNNNNNNNNNNNNNNNNNNNNNNNNNNNNNNNNNNNNNNNNNNNNNNNNNNNNNNNNNNNNNNNNNNNNNNNNNNNNNNNNNNNNNNNNNNNNNNNNNNNNNNNNNNNNNNNNNNNNNNNNNNNNNNNNNNNNNNNNNNNNNNNNNNNNNNNNNNNNNNNNNNNNNNNNNNNNNNNNNNNNNNNNNNNNNNNNNNNNNNNNNNNNNNNNNNNNNNNNNNNNNNNNNNNNNNNNNNNNNNNNNNNNNNNNNNNNNNNNNNNNNNNNNNNNNNNNNNNNNNNNNNNNNNNNNNNNNNNNNNNNNNNNNNNNNNNNNNNNNNNNNNNNNNNNNNNNNNNNNNNNNNNNNNNNNNNNNNNNNNNNNNNNNNNNNNNNNNNNNNNNNNNNNNNNNNNNNNNNNNNaaaaaaaaaaaaaaaaaaaagaaagaaagaaaaaaaggtggGTGAAAAAAGGCAAGTTTGTTAGAGGGAGTGTTTAGATACGTAGGTAGCTACCAAAAACTTTATAACTTAATTGACACCTCTTAGTATTTTTAACAGAAATATTTAAGGTTCAAATTCCCTTACTCCAAAACTAtcgataaatatatataaaaaaaaggaaaggaaatatAGGTGGCTAAAATATTAAATGGGGTTTCTAGCAAAAAATTTGCTAGAACTTTGTAGAGCTCACTGTAAATGCTCTTAATGTTCATGTTAGTCCCAAATATGGACAAAatgataattttgaaaatagaatcaaatttgatggaccaaaatttaaaaaaaaaactcaaatttagGAGACCACAATGGAAATAACCTAAAATTTTAGggataaaaatataaactatatatatatatatatatatatatatatatattgtggagGGCGAAAAGTGGCTTAGATAAATATGGTTGATTTTAATCCAGTTACTATTCGCTCACACAATTAATTTCTAGAAATGGGATGCAAGGTCAACTTTTAAATACCCATTATAAAATAGGAGATGAAAGTTAGATCAAAACTATATACGAAGTGATTAATATTCAATTGGAAATAGCTTAAAAAGTGGTTAAGTGTTTGTCCTCGGGTTCAATCCGAGGATGATGGTACAATTGGatgatttttctctcttttttttctcttccaatcTGGACCTTCCACTGATCCAGATGCTTCTTGGCTTTTTATAACTTAACAAAGATGCATCTGGATCTTATATTTGGAGGGTCATGATCAGACTTTCTTGATACTTATCTCATCAAGATCTTGCTAGAAGGTTTTTACACTAGGGTATTAGCTGTGTAAATACTATTCAGGGTCATTTccccattaatgcggccagcTAAATggttgcagtgcatttaatgcagagggGATGACCACTTTgtccttcctttttcttttcttccttgttCAAAACCAAGTTACCTTTGTCTCCCCTTGGATTGCGCCATGCTCCTTTTGACTTTATCCCTCGTCTTTCTGAGGTTAGAGAGATATCCTTGGCACCCTCGCCAATTATAATTGTTTAGCCTAAGCCTGAGTTAAGTGTACACTTTTTGAGGACAACCCACCTAAGTTTCCCAAGGTTCACCTCTACATGAACTTTGTCGGCCATTTGAATCCTTgtcccacccccccccccaatatatatgtatgtatgtatgtatgtatgcatgCATGTATAAATTCTTATTGTCAACCTATTACATTGAGTCAAATTCTCTTTCTTGATGTACAAGATAAATCAAATAGCATGTTCTTTTCTAAACTAATAAGATCCGatatttagagagaaaagagtgtgtctcttttgtatttagggttttgtttctaaaaagctctctcatatTTTTTACCGGTGTTATTATTTGAAGAATCTTAAGATCCgatattgtagaagttgctgccttctctagtcatcaaaggtgctgatgatctaaacctttaagggtagtcttggagtcacaaacaggagagtttgtattgctaaacctttgagtgagatctcaaagtcacaaacgtgggtgtttgtgttttgcaaaggccaaagaaagaaggagtccatggtcttagaacttgcacgtggtcgtgtcagtaagtttttactggtgggtagcaataggatgttagtggtctaagtcgctattgtaaaatttcgattctttctagtggatttgctttttaccttaaggatagttaggttaaattttccccaggttttttatcggtttgattttcctgagttatcatatcgttgtgttttttattttccactgctatacattgatatgatatatttgtgttaacctagatttgttaatttgactaagtaatcacttggtctgattgtggttttaaggggtctaaaaactttcactttcccttacttaaatacattttattCCATTCCTTACCATTCTCTTATGATCATTTCGTTCCATTCtgttccattccattcccttatgaactcccaaatgaAGCCTAAGTCTTGCCTTATTCAATATAAACAGAGTTTAAGGAAATATGAACGGTTGAAATAAATTCgaatatttcttattttcttatatttgaactttttatgaaaaatatttaaaaaagcaCCATTTGATATCATGCATATTTGATTATTTGTATAAAATGCCATGTCCTTGTCATTTACAAAATGGTAGGCCCTGGTTGATCAATTATTGAGGTCATCCTTGGTTTGACCTTCTTAGGGCTTCCTCGTAGTGCTCATTTTCGAGTCTGGACCATAGCAATTACTTCAAAGTAAGCTAAGGGAAATGAAGACGAGGGTTCCCTTGTAACTGTGCTACAAGTATAGCTGGTAGTAACAagatttcaaccaaaaaaaagacaTCCTAACTGAAATGTAGCGAATCAAACGCGTTGCAAGTTTTCAATAGAGATGACACCCCTGTGCGCTTGCTCCACAAAGGCCATTTTAGGTGACTAAAGTGAAGTGTGTCAATTTCACGTAAGTAGTCCAATATGTCTCCCTTCTCCTGAAAACCACAAATTCTACTGCTTTTAGAAAAGAGTAATGATAATCTTACAGGGGCCAGTGGATCTCTGGCTTTTCACTTCATGTGGGCCTCGCAAGAGTCGCAGCAAACAATATGGCTGAACTGGCTGCGGTCTGACAGGGCCTGGAGATGGCCTGAAATATGGGTTTTAAGTCCCTACACCTTGAACTGGATTCAAAAGTGGTTCTATCCTAGTTGACAAACAATAATGTAAATTACCCGACTAATATGATTCCTTTAATTTGTGGTTGCAGGAACCTATTAGACCAGGAGTGGGAGGTGCACATGTAGCACGTGTACCGTGAGGCAAATGGATGTGCTGATGAACTAGCGAAGCGGGGGACTCACCAACAGACTTTGGTGTTTGTGTATAGTACCTGTCCCATTTTTGTGGATGTATCATATGTTAGGGACTTTACTGGCCTTGGGGAAACTAGACTTTGTACCCCAGGTGCAGATGTTGTTGTAATATGAACgtagttttataaataaaacCTCCCgctttccataaaaaaaaaaaatgataatcttACACTCTTTATTATATACTTACCAGACACATGTTATTGTCACGCAGTGATGGAGTCAGAACTTTAAGTTTGAGGGGGTGGTTTTATTGTTGGCTGTGTGTAGTGGTTTCAACCTTTGACTTTGCTACTTCTTAGCTActgagatttatttatttatttatttattttatgtgggtaagaacaaaattatttttgtctagaattttttaaaggacaaggttgtttattttggataaaattggttaattgagcttaatttttttagttttactattggtaatttttgttgttgcgctatttttttggatttgtatattttgttttagattttagatttataaatttttttatggtcactaaaataaggaaaatgctagagctacaagttttaatttttttttttttttaaaattactgaTATGATTAGTGGTTactggtaagtaaaaaaaatgatgtgagtaGTAGACTCATTATgcgaaccaataaaaatttgttactaaaacagtttgtaaaaatattgtaaaaaagtttataagtACAGcattatgtttaaaaaaatcaatgatattgtttgagggaaagaaaatgtaattttatataacaaaattgctaaaattagtactaaaatatataataatatatataaaaaaaaatttggggggccATCACACCCCTAGTCCAATGATAGTTCCGTCCTTGTTGTCACGCgattgaaattgtgtttttaaaacacaatttcaaaaaagaCAGTACACGAAGTGTGCAATAGAAATGACTTGTAATAACGGGGGAAATAGTGCCCAATTCACTTCCAACCAATGAAAAGGAAAAGCCCGACCGGCCAAGTTATCCAATGACCAAAGTCAAAACGAGTCTTGCTATTTTGATTATTGTTACTACAAGACTGTAGTGCATGATCACTAGGGTCTAACCTTATCCCCCAATGGATGAACATGGAGTAACAGAGGAGACTTAAGAAGGGTGTTGAGTGGGCTGGTTTATTCTAGGAATATACCAGTCCTCTCAGCTTTTTTGCAACACTTCTTTGAGTGGTTTTCtaagttcttttattttattttttatttttttgccgaTGGTGGAGGTTTCCTACTTATGATCATTACttaaattgacatttttttttggggattctTTACGCACTTTGGTGCTCCACCGAGGTCAACTTACGAGATTTTGATTTGCTTAAAAACGATTCTGAGCGTTTTGTACCACAAAAATCATAGTGGCTGGGGCACTACAAAACATAGAAATTTGATTAAACCTGTGATAGGTTTTCTGCACAAAAACAATCATGTTTTGCGAAATTAAACATTGGGCTGTAGTTTATCCTGTATGTTTCAGGATGCAATTACCTTGAAGGATCAATCTAATTAATGGTAGACAATGGAAGTAAACTTTAATATATCGTAGACATAATCATAAGACATTCGCATTGGCAATATATGCTGGTGGAGTCGAAACATATATGTATCATTAACAAGATTTCTGATTTGAAGATTTCCTCCAAATCGGGGTGGAGAAATTAATAATTAGTGTgtattaaattatatgattCATTACATCATGTAAAGtaacataattaaaaaagtaaGCCATGCGAGTAAATATTCTTTTGAATTGTCACATAATGGATTAAAGAAACTTTTCTCTAAACTGATTTGTAGGAAAACTTTGTCTAAACAAGATATAatgcatttgaaaattttgtaagaggATGCTAGAGTAATGAAATTATGAAAACCTTTATGAAGAAGCTtagaaaatttgtttaaaaaaaaaatacttatgaGGAAAAGGCGTTGAGGtgttttgtgaaattttctcttcttttatgtTTTCTGTGGATGGAGCGAGCCGTAAGTATATTGAATCATTTACATTGGTTTGAAATGGtgaattatataatataataagagGTAGAAAGTGCACCTTTGTTTCACCTACTAGCTTGTTTAATAGAACActttcattatctttttttttttctctgataaAAGAACACTTTAATTATCATTGCTCCTAGTAGTGATTATTATCCTAATTAATGCTCCTTTTATCCTTTTTGTCTGTCTTTTTCCCACTTCATTCATCCCAGTTTGTTTGTCCTTTATTCTATTTTAGGATGTCCTAAAATATTGttctgtttttaaaaataaaactcattaatttactaatgttcctattataccctattttattttcaaaactatttgaaaagaaaactaacaaatatttaaaaaaatcaatctaattgggGCACAAttttagttgcctcattaagaataactttttttttttaattaaaaaaagttgataaatttatttaagggtaattttgtaaacttatacatttttataaggcaaATAGGACAATAAAtaatgtttctttaaaaaatttgacttttcaaacacgATAAACAAATTGAGATGGAGATAGTTGTAgggtgtaaatgatttatgggccaagccgaggaggattatggtccaagttcaacgaaatagactttgggtaccgccgagggtagttcagtcctcggcagacccaaagttccccctcgtaaagaagggtaaaaatggtataaaactgaaactcggaaaaaagatctaaaatatccagggaaagcgctgcccttactgccattcaatgctctgaacctgacaaagccgcattctttggcttttacaaccactcccaacgactttgaatatgggctgatgggacaagtatcaatctaggaaaggttgatccaatacgtggacgaaggacaatgaacgcaggcaaatataaaaggaaaaataagtaacctaaagaggggggttgggaaaaatggccagaaacctgagcctcccagcccacctctaggagaaagactccaagggtgtaggaaaacttaaactggtacgaacaccgtgaaaaacccaccgcctatcaaccaaggcctagccttccaaacccacgctttacaaatgatattgttaggggccttttcacgtgcgaacccgacactgtaacggtccgccacgaaacgcgtccttacaatagtatttaattaataattcttTGTTTAATCATTAATGGAAATATAATGACTTTAAGTTCTTACTCATAATGATTGTCTCCCGGATATGCTTCAATGTCGTTTAGTGTACTACGCAAAGAGATTGGTTGCACAAAAGGTAAtgcaaaaaattagtaattttcaTTGGAAAGGTTTCTACGAGCTAAGCTTGTTGTGctctattattttcttttcttttgataattcgatattTGGGTTCTATTATTAGTACTTTAAGACAATAAATCTTAACCCCAAGTTTCGAAGACAGTGAGATAAGTTCCACTCTTTATTTAAAGGACTTATTTAAAAGACtattcaaaatttgatatgcaaGGCATTTATGCTGTTTTTGACCAAACAAAACGGGCATCTAAGATGTATAAGATTGAgagtttttataaattaaaaaacaaaaaaaagattgaGAGTTTTTATATGATCTTTGGACTTTGGGGTCGGTCATTTAGACCCACATCGGCCGCGTCTTTTCCAATATGCTAAGAGTACTTGTAGGCATTTAGGTTTATTAATACCAAATATTTAGACTTAATTTAGCTAATGCAGTATGCTAGCATGTGCGAATAATGTCTTCTTATGTGAATCAATATTCCTTTCAATACAATTCTAATAGAGTGGGCGAATTGCTTTCATCTTGGGCCATTGTTTAGAGAACAACAGGTtgcatttaaaagaaaaaaaaaaaaaaaaaaaaaaccctccaacTTTAGTTATTACCTTTGAACTTATGCTATCAGGTTACATAGTAATGGAAAGGTAGGAAACGATATATTTATAAGTACTTAATTAAAgtttgttgttgatgatgtaGAATGTAGTTGATTGTACAGTGAAACTGAATTGATGTATACCTGTAATGAACCACAATATCATATTGGCATTGGTGTGGTGCAAACTAAAGCCTCTTGGATAATTGGgtcattatatattttatattggaCAAATTAAGTTTTCATACAAATTAATTTGGAAGATTCCTCCAACCCATTATGTGG
The DNA window shown above is from Quercus lobata isolate SW786 chromosome 7, ValleyOak3.0 Primary Assembly, whole genome shotgun sequence and carries:
- the LOC115952672 gene encoding thaumatin-like protein 1, whose product is MAGEALIILLLLFITGGQSTVTFNYENRCTESIWLGATPSIGDSDPEFPSGTSKTLQMPDQWKGFIWGRTKCSLNATNYFSCETGDCGGNKICQWPVPKSPVTILNFTINQPVQTNPLVVSYELNLNHGHTVPVRIRPVGGSLVGGGTGPCPVVDCAKDFSNVCPPNLVVKGKDGRYVGCLSACDALKDPKHCCFGNFASPQTCQPNEYSSIFKKACGLAHTYPGDKQPPIYSCSGATSFSITFCPA